The Branchiostoma floridae strain S238N-H82 chromosome 3, Bfl_VNyyK, whole genome shotgun sequence genomic sequence TTAAGATATTGACGTTTAATACGTTTTCACATATTGTTCCAGAACGTTCCGTGGTGACCGTACAGCCTCCAATGTCCCAGCCAAGACCGAGCAAGTCGTCGGCTGACGTCCTTGCCGAGTTGCGAGAAGACGGCCTGTTGCCCCTCAACACCCGGGGCGAGTCCGTCGCTTTCCAGGTGCCGCTAGGCAAGCCCGCCTCCGAGCCCGACGCGCCCCCTCGCCGTCCTGTAAAGCTGGAAAAACTGGAGGAAACTCTCCAGGAGAGGCGCGAACGGGTCAAGAAGGAGCCCGCGGGATCACGCACTCAACTGAGACAGAAACTCAGCAACGCCGCCAACAGACGTGACGTGggtttatgttatatgatatgatatgatgacaTTTCATTTTTAGTCAACAAGTTGACTATCATCACAGAAATATTAGGAATTATAATGATAAAGAGACTTACTTTTCTTACTTGCTTTATCCGTCCGCTTGATAAAGagaataagaaagaaaagacGAAAATCAGAGAGCAATAGGCTGAAGACTTAAAGCTATGAGCTAAATCTTCTTGTTTGTATCCGTCTGAACAGGAGATGTTGGCCGATAGATCACGAAAACTTGCAGAGAAATCGAGGAGAGCGAAAACCAAGGCTAGAGAAGCCGCCAACAACCGCAAGAGCACTGCCTTTGTTATCTCCTCTGTCAGCGACACGGACGCCATCGTTCCCCGAGACTCGGAGAAGGCGCAGGCTTTGGAGAAACGTCTGAACAAGAGGAGGCAACGCGTGGCGAAAAGGACCACCGCGGAAGACCTGAAGAAACAACAGGAGTTAGCAGCTGAACGCAGGAAGGTGAGTTTCTCAGTGCACTCGCTACTGTAGAAATATCGACAAGAAGGGCAGAAAATTTTGTATTTGGCTCAACAAAGGGCATACGATGTTTTCTGAAAGTCTGTGGCTTGTTGTGTGAGTTCTTGAAGATTTTGAAAGAGACTAAGATGAATTTTAAGTAATTCCTGACTCTTTTACACGCTTTGTTGCAGGACAAAAGGAACGAGATCGCACGGAAGTCCAAGGAGTTGGGGATGTCCAGCTGGGACCGCGCTCTCGACTTCTAATTGATCATTATTACATCTAAGGTCACGATGAAATGGCTGCGAAAAGGTGGTTTTATGAAAGCACATCTGGTAGATTTTAATAACTTCATACACGGAAATTTGTTTGCGCATATGTAACGCTATCTCCTGTAATTACGTTCGACGTTAACAAAACTCAAGTCAAGTCATAGCAGACCAGTTGTAAATGTGTTGTTTAATTCTGAAATGTTAGACATAAAAGTAAAAACAAGGTTGTTTCCAATATATGATAAAGTTTGCCTACTTGGATGCTGTTGGGTAAGTTAAGC encodes the following:
- the LOC118411207 gene encoding stress response protein nst1-like, translated to MWDFIVTISSCLCFCKTNNKVSPGGGGDPEDETAPGEEEMDRGTTERSVVTVQPPMSQPRPSKSSADVLAELREDGLLPLNTRGESVAFQVPLGKPASEPDAPPRRPVKLEKLEETLQERRERVKKEPAGSRTQLRQKLSNAANRRDEMLADRSRKLAEKSRRAKTKAREAANNRKSTAFVISSVSDTDAIVPRDSEKAQALEKRLNKRRQRVAKRTTAEDLKKQQELAAERRKDKRNEIARKSKELGMSSWDRALDF